The following proteins come from a genomic window of Trinickia caryophylli:
- the treS gene encoding maltose alpha-D-glucosyltransferase, with the protein MKREDQHIDPVAHGANTGDTERMHARTGRRAKRSPLADDPLWYKDAIIYQVHVKSFFDANNDGVGDFPGLIAKLDYIAELGVDTIWLLPFYPSPRRDDGYDIADYRGVHPDYGTLADVRRFIQGAHARGMRVVTELVINHTSDQHPWFQRARRAKPGSNHRNYYVWSDTDKKYEGTRIIFIDTEPSNWTHDPVAGAYYWHRFYSHQPDLNFDNPSVTREVLQVMRFWLDMGIDGLRLDAVPYLVEREGTNNENLPETHAVLKRIRATIDAEYPNRMLLAEANQWPEDVQEYFGNEDECHMAFHFPLMPRIYMAIASEDRFPITDIMRQTPELPPSCQWAIFLRNHDELTLEMVTDSERDYLWNTYASDRRARLNLGIRRRLAPLMERDRRRIELINSLLLSMPGTPVIYYGDELGMGDNIHLGDRDGVRTPMQWSSDRNGGFSRADPEQLVLPPVMGSLYGFDAVNVEAQTRDPHSLLNWTRRMLATRRSTHTFGRGSIRFLKPSNRKILAYLRELEGHPPILCVANLSRAPQAVELDLSEFAGRVPVEMTADSIFPAIGQLTYLLTFPPYGFLWFLLCKSEDRPSWSQPGSQQLPEFVTLVIRSEQTGPTPENVRVLESEVLPSYLSRRRWFASKDQKLKAVRLAALTTIPDAGFAFTEIEADVGAHTERYVLPLAITWGTDTTVPLFMQLALARVRRGRNVGHLTDAFSLPQFAHGVLRKMREHASVPTVQKSEIRFVPTARFNELDEIGDTPEIRWIAAEQSNSSLVMGDRAVLKLVRRVVGGIHPEAEMSRYLTDVGYANTAPLYGEVVRVDPAGVPHTLALLQGFIENQGDAWNWALDYLRRVIDELALAAETEEPDQEKIEGYCGLASIIGRRLGELHAALAAPTDDPAFAPEPATPDDVRGWIDGVQSMLAGALHVLDGELAKAGEHLSPDTRALTQRLVAQRERLAAAIDAQVPHELDALRIRVHGDFHLGQVLIAQNDVFLIDFEGEPARPLDERRLKRSPLVDVAGLLRSLSYASAAAQPVLENAPAQTADRKRQLFELFRTRGEEAFLGGYREAVSKAVKPLVSPEAEAALLDLFLIEKAAYEVRYEAANRPSWLGLPVRGLALLASRLLGEPFELPENGTSGDNNGDEGGEQGTPASP; encoded by the coding sequence ATGAAGCGTGAAGATCAACATATCGACCCGGTCGCCCACGGCGCCAACACCGGCGACACCGAGCGGATGCACGCGCGCACCGGGCGGCGGGCCAAACGCTCGCCGCTCGCGGACGACCCGCTCTGGTACAAGGACGCCATCATCTATCAGGTACACGTCAAGTCGTTCTTCGATGCGAACAACGACGGCGTCGGCGACTTTCCCGGCCTCATTGCGAAGCTCGACTACATTGCGGAACTCGGCGTCGACACGATCTGGCTGCTGCCGTTCTATCCGTCGCCGCGCCGCGACGACGGCTACGACATCGCCGACTATCGCGGCGTGCACCCCGACTACGGCACGCTCGCCGACGTGCGCCGCTTCATCCAGGGTGCGCACGCACGCGGCATGCGCGTGGTGACCGAGCTCGTCATCAATCACACGTCCGATCAGCATCCCTGGTTTCAGCGCGCGCGCCGCGCAAAGCCGGGCTCGAATCATCGCAATTACTACGTGTGGTCCGATACCGACAAGAAGTACGAGGGCACGCGCATCATTTTCATCGATACCGAACCGTCGAACTGGACTCACGACCCGGTTGCGGGCGCGTACTACTGGCACCGCTTCTATTCGCATCAGCCCGATCTGAACTTCGACAACCCCTCGGTCACGCGCGAGGTGCTGCAGGTGATGCGTTTCTGGCTCGACATGGGCATCGACGGGCTGCGGCTCGACGCCGTGCCCTACCTCGTCGAGCGCGAAGGCACGAACAACGAGAACCTGCCCGAAACGCACGCGGTCCTCAAGCGCATCCGCGCCACCATCGACGCCGAGTATCCGAACCGGATGCTGCTGGCCGAGGCGAACCAGTGGCCCGAAGACGTGCAGGAATATTTCGGCAACGAAGACGAATGCCACATGGCGTTCCACTTCCCCCTGATGCCGCGCATCTATATGGCGATCGCAAGTGAGGACCGCTTTCCGATCACCGACATCATGCGCCAGACGCCGGAACTGCCACCGAGCTGCCAGTGGGCCATTTTCCTGCGCAATCATGATGAGCTCACGCTCGAGATGGTGACCGACTCCGAGCGCGATTATCTCTGGAACACCTATGCAAGCGACCGCCGGGCGCGGCTGAATCTCGGTATCCGGCGGCGCCTCGCGCCGCTGATGGAGCGCGACCGGCGGCGCATCGAACTCATCAACTCGCTGCTGCTTTCGATGCCGGGCACGCCCGTCATCTACTACGGCGATGAACTCGGCATGGGCGACAACATCCACCTCGGTGACCGCGACGGCGTGCGCACGCCGATGCAGTGGTCCTCGGACCGCAACGGCGGCTTCTCGCGTGCCGACCCGGAGCAGCTCGTCTTGCCGCCCGTCATGGGATCGCTCTACGGCTTCGATGCCGTCAACGTGGAAGCGCAGACGCGCGACCCGCACTCGCTGCTCAACTGGACGCGACGCATGCTCGCCACGCGCCGTTCGACGCATACGTTCGGCCGCGGCAGCATTCGCTTCCTCAAGCCGTCCAACCGCAAGATACTTGCGTATCTGCGAGAACTCGAAGGTCACCCGCCGATTCTCTGCGTGGCCAATCTCTCGCGCGCGCCGCAGGCGGTCGAACTCGATCTCTCCGAGTTTGCCGGGCGAGTACCCGTGGAGATGACGGCCGATTCGATTTTCCCCGCGATCGGCCAGCTCACCTACCTGCTCACGTTTCCGCCTTATGGCTTCCTGTGGTTCCTGCTTTGCAAGAGCGAGGATCGCCCATCGTGGAGCCAGCCCGGGTCGCAGCAGTTGCCCGAGTTCGTCACGCTCGTGATCCGCTCCGAGCAAACGGGTCCGACGCCGGAGAACGTGCGGGTGCTCGAATCGGAGGTCCTGCCTTCGTATCTGAGCCGGCGTCGCTGGTTCGCATCGAAGGATCAGAAGCTCAAAGCCGTGCGCCTCGCCGCGCTGACGACGATCCCCGATGCGGGCTTCGCGTTCACGGAAATCGAAGCCGACGTGGGCGCGCATACCGAGCGCTACGTGCTGCCGCTCGCGATTACCTGGGGAACCGACACCACCGTGCCGCTTTTCATGCAGCTGGCGCTCGCACGCGTGAGGCGCGGCCGCAACGTGGGACATCTGACCGACGCTTTCTCGCTGCCGCAGTTCGCCCACGGCGTGCTTCGCAAGATGCGCGAGCATGCCAGCGTGCCGACCGTGCAAAAGAGCGAAATCCGCTTCGTGCCAACGGCCCGGTTCAACGAACTCGACGAGATCGGGGACACGCCGGAGATTCGCTGGATCGCGGCCGAGCAAAGCAACAGCTCGCTCGTGATGGGCGACCGTGCCGTGCTCAAGCTCGTGCGGCGCGTGGTCGGCGGCATTCATCCCGAAGCCGAGATGAGCCGGTATCTGACCGATGTCGGCTACGCGAACACAGCGCCGCTCTACGGCGAGGTCGTGCGCGTGGATCCAGCCGGCGTGCCGCATACGCTTGCGCTGCTGCAAGGCTTCATCGAGAACCAGGGCGACGCATGGAACTGGGCGCTCGACTACCTGCGCCGCGTGATCGACGAACTCGCGCTGGCCGCCGAAACCGAGGAGCCCGATCAGGAGAAGATCGAGGGCTATTGCGGCCTTGCGTCCATCATCGGCAGGCGCCTTGGCGAATTGCACGCGGCCCTGGCCGCGCCGACCGACGACCCCGCTTTCGCCCCCGAGCCCGCCACCCCCGACGACGTGCGCGGCTGGATCGATGGCGTGCAGTCCATGCTCGCCGGCGCGCTCCACGTGCTGGACGGCGAACTGGCCAAGGCCGGCGAGCATTTGAGCCCCGACACGCGTGCGCTTACGCAGCGGCTCGTCGCGCAGCGCGAACGGCTCGCCGCCGCGATCGATGCTCAGGTACCGCACGAACTCGACGCACTGCGTATTCGCGTGCATGGCGACTTCCATCTGGGCCAGGTACTGATCGCGCAAAACGATGTCTTCCTGATCGACTTCGAAGGCGAGCCTGCTCGCCCGCTCGACGAGCGGCGGCTGAAAAGGAGCCCGCTCGTGGATGTGGCCGGCCTGCTGCGCTCGCTTTCCTATGCGAGCGCCGCCGCACAGCCCGTTCTCGAGAACGCCCCGGCGCAGACGGCAGACCGCAAGCGTCAACTATTCGAGCTTTTCCGCACGCGCGGGGAGGAAGCGTTCCTGGGGGGATACCGCGAGGCCGTGAGCAAAGCCGTGAAGCCGCTCGTATCGCCGGAAGCCGAAGCTGCGCTGCTCGATCTCTTCCTCATCGAAAAAGCCGCCTACGAGGTCCGTTACGAGGCCGCCAACCGGCCTTCGTGGCTCGGGCTGCCCGTGCGCGGACTCGCGCTGCTCGCGAGCCGGCTGCTTGGCGAACCGTTCGAGCTGCCGGAAAACGGCACCTCAGGCGACAACAACGGCGACGAGGGCGGCGAGCAGGGCACGCCCGCGTCGCCATGA
- a CDS encoding maltotransferase domain-containing protein: MERRQTYAPRIYFIHPLLTGPLHAWPAHFERAAALGFDHVLIGSPFAPGDAGHIQLVADHARLHPALQAEGTADDALRRLADEARTQGLAVLVDIVLDRVAADSALFQEHREWFRPFEPDEAQLDPRHARREDHCAYADFSNPGAAAGLGAWWCERLVALADAGVAGFRFDSPHHVPIDVWRELGAAVRKRQRDARFLAATPGIARGELVRLAGAQFDSVFSSVRWWDFREDWLVDEHAALVQVGAPIAFPESPYGPRLASDYTAASDAAIVERAYRRALDAAVALGTGWLMPMGFEYGIGEPLSYRSGNAEQYRRACENRRFDLSATVAAANALHRQTPLLATTGELRALSAPGAHVAVMLRGERPDLRDSSEALLLLANADLNTPAFVDPAHFLDGVPGSFTAFKPLTEACTTTPEPLEPFTLAPGEARALRARACPGVTMRHGSKRAATTAVTEALAAPRIAIESVSPCVDAGRFAVKRVVGEEVEISAAIFGEGHDKIAAAVIWRAADEVAWRETPMTPAEPAGMDLWRARIALTRVGRHEFTVIAWRDDFASLVDHIRKKLNAGQSVDLELEEARHLLARVLAEAETADATGTQQPLQHEHRAHETQRAAVNELKDIAQRFSRASRDARQELVLARETESIVALARHRPFLSRDPITYRIDAERLAARFSSWYEIFPRSMSGDESRHGTFDDVIAQLPRIRDMGFDVLYFPPIHPIGKANRKGRNNTLNAQPGDVGSPYAIGGQAGGHTAVHPELGTLEDFKRMLAAAHAHGLEIALDFAIQCSPDHPWLTEHAAWFAWRPDGTLRYAENPPKKYQDIVNPEFYAHDAKPSLWLALRDVIRFWIDAGVRIFRVDNPHTKPLPFWEWMIADIRAERPDVIFLSEAFTRPRLMYRLAKIGFSQSYTYFTWRETKRDFTEYLSELTQTNVRDFFRPHFFVNTPDINPRHLQASGRAGFMIRAALAATLSGLWGVYSGFELCEAKALPNSEEYLDSEKYQLRAWDWHRPGNIVGIVTALNRIRRANRALQTHLGLTFLPAHNDRILFFEKATPARDNVVLVAISLDPFSPQAADIELPWHTFAHWHMNDWDALAVTDLMNGARFEWRGRRQHVHIDPDTQPFAIWRIAPAAGLPRDMRAQLAPHGHAASETHHEA, from the coding sequence ATGGAACGACGTCAAACGTATGCGCCGCGGATCTACTTCATTCACCCCCTCCTGACCGGGCCGCTCCACGCGTGGCCCGCGCATTTCGAACGGGCAGCCGCGCTCGGGTTCGATCACGTTCTGATCGGCTCGCCGTTCGCACCGGGGGACGCCGGCCACATTCAACTCGTTGCCGATCATGCGCGGCTGCATCCCGCCCTGCAGGCCGAGGGCACAGCCGACGACGCCTTGCGCCGGCTCGCGGATGAAGCCCGCACACAGGGGCTCGCCGTGCTGGTCGACATCGTGCTCGACCGCGTTGCGGCCGATAGCGCGCTCTTTCAGGAGCATCGCGAGTGGTTCCGGCCATTCGAGCCCGACGAGGCACAGCTCGATCCGCGCCACGCGCGGCGCGAGGACCATTGCGCCTACGCGGACTTCTCCAACCCCGGCGCCGCCGCGGGGCTCGGCGCCTGGTGGTGCGAGCGTCTCGTTGCGCTCGCCGATGCCGGCGTGGCCGGGTTCCGCTTCGACTCGCCGCATCACGTTCCGATCGACGTCTGGCGCGAGCTCGGCGCTGCCGTTCGCAAGCGCCAACGCGACGCGCGCTTTCTGGCCGCAACGCCGGGCATCGCCCGCGGCGAACTCGTACGGCTCGCCGGGGCGCAGTTCGACAGCGTTTTTTCGTCTGTACGCTGGTGGGACTTCCGCGAAGACTGGCTCGTGGACGAGCACGCGGCGCTCGTGCAGGTGGGCGCTCCGATCGCCTTCCCAGAGTCGCCGTACGGGCCGCGCCTCGCCTCGGACTACACGGCCGCGAGCGATGCGGCAATCGTCGAGCGCGCCTATCGCCGCGCGCTCGACGCGGCCGTAGCGCTCGGCACCGGATGGCTCATGCCCATGGGCTTCGAGTACGGTATCGGCGAGCCGCTTTCGTACCGGTCCGGCAACGCCGAGCAGTATCGGCGAGCGTGCGAAAACCGGCGTTTCGACCTGTCCGCCACGGTCGCCGCAGCGAATGCGCTGCATCGGCAAACGCCGCTGCTCGCGACTACCGGCGAGTTGCGCGCGCTCTCCGCGCCGGGTGCGCATGTGGCCGTCATGCTGCGCGGCGAGCGTCCCGACCTGCGCGATTCGAGCGAAGCCTTGCTGCTGCTCGCCAATGCGGACCTGAACACGCCCGCATTCGTCGATCCCGCGCATTTCCTCGATGGCGTGCCCGGCAGCTTCACGGCCTTCAAGCCACTGACCGAAGCCTGCACGACCACGCCCGAGCCGCTCGAACCCTTCACGCTCGCGCCCGGCGAAGCACGCGCGTTGCGCGCGCGCGCCTGCCCCGGCGTGACGATGCGGCACGGCTCCAAGCGCGCCGCCACGACTGCCGTCACGGAGGCACTCGCCGCACCGCGTATCGCGATCGAAAGCGTATCGCCGTGCGTCGATGCGGGCCGCTTCGCCGTCAAGCGCGTCGTGGGCGAGGAGGTCGAGATCAGTGCGGCGATCTTCGGCGAAGGCCACGACAAGATTGCGGCCGCCGTGATCTGGCGCGCGGCCGATGAAGTCGCGTGGCGCGAAACGCCGATGACACCGGCCGAGCCGGCCGGGATGGATCTCTGGCGCGCACGCATCGCACTCACGCGTGTGGGCCGTCACGAATTCACCGTCATCGCCTGGCGCGACGATTTCGCCTCGCTCGTCGATCACATCCGCAAGAAGCTCAACGCCGGGCAATCCGTCGATCTCGAACTGGAAGAAGCGCGCCATCTGCTCGCGCGCGTGCTGGCCGAAGCCGAGACGGCCGACGCCACGGGGACGCAACAGCCGCTTCAGCACGAGCACCGGGCGCACGAAACGCAGCGCGCCGCCGTGAACGAACTCAAGGACATCGCGCAGCGGTTCTCGCGCGCGAGCCGCGACGCGCGCCAGGAACTCGTGCTCGCGCGCGAGACCGAATCGATCGTCGCGCTCGCACGGCACAGGCCGTTCCTCTCGCGCGACCCGATCACTTATCGAATCGACGCGGAGCGCCTCGCTGCGCGATTCTCGAGCTGGTACGAGATCTTTCCGCGCTCGATGAGCGGCGACGAATCGCGTCACGGCACATTCGACGACGTGATCGCGCAATTGCCGCGCATCCGCGACATGGGCTTCGACGTGCTTTATTTCCCGCCGATCCATCCGATCGGCAAGGCGAACCGCAAAGGCCGCAACAACACGCTCAACGCGCAGCCCGGCGATGTGGGCAGCCCCTACGCGATCGGCGGCCAAGCAGGCGGCCATACCGCTGTCCACCCGGAACTTGGCACGCTCGAGGATTTCAAGCGCATGCTCGCGGCCGCGCACGCGCACGGCCTCGAGATCGCGCTCGATTTCGCGATTCAATGCTCGCCCGATCACCCGTGGCTCACCGAGCACGCCGCCTGGTTCGCATGGCGGCCCGACGGCACGCTACGCTATGCGGAGAATCCGCCGAAGAAGTATCAGGACATCGTCAACCCCGAGTTCTACGCGCACGATGCGAAGCCCTCGCTGTGGCTCGCGCTGCGCGATGTCATACGTTTCTGGATCGATGCCGGCGTGCGCATCTTCCGTGTCGACAACCCGCACACGAAACCGCTGCCGTTCTGGGAATGGATGATCGCAGACATTCGCGCGGAGCGGCCCGACGTCATCTTTCTGTCGGAGGCGTTTACGCGGCCCAGGCTCATGTATCGGCTCGCGAAGATCGGCTTCTCGCAGTCCTACACCTACTTCACGTGGCGCGAGACGAAGCGCGATTTCACCGAGTACCTGTCCGAGCTCACGCAGACGAACGTGCGCGACTTCTTCCGCCCGCACTTCTTCGTCAATACGCCCGACATCAATCCGCGCCATCTGCAGGCGTCGGGGCGCGCCGGGTTCATGATCCGCGCTGCGCTCGCGGCGACACTCTCGGGCCTGTGGGGCGTCTATAGCGGCTTCGAGCTCTGCGAGGCCAAGGCACTGCCCAACAGCGAGGAGTACCTCGATTCCGAGAAGTACCAGCTCCGCGCATGGGACTGGCACCGGCCCGGCAACATCGTGGGCATCGTGACGGCACTCAATCGGATTCGACGCGCGAATCGCGCACTGCAGACGCATCTCGGGCTCACGTTCCTGCCCGCGCACAACGACCGGATTCTCTTTTTCGAAAAGGCAACGCCCGCGCGCGACAACGTCGTGCTCGTCGCGATCAGTCTCGATCCGTTTTCGCCGCAAGCGGCCGATATCGAACTGCCGTGGCATACGTTCGCGCATTGGCACATGAACGACTGGGACGCGCTCGCGGTGACCGACCTCATGAACGGCGCGCGCTTCGAATGGCGAGGGCGACGGCAGCACGTACATATCGACCCGGACACGCAACCGTTCGCGATCTGGCGCATTGCGCCGGCCGCCGGGCTGCCGCGCGACATGCGCGCACAGCTCGCGCCGCATGGGCACGCAGCCTCGGAGACGCATCATGAAGCGTGA
- a CDS encoding sugar dehydrogenase complex small subunit — translation MTDARESRRDHAGPAFARRRFMLGACASTMAASIAASLGLPLGSFAAAAGYMPPAGGGFDAFVALSQHLTGRPSVEPVLGRRIYDALVKADSSFADNVAALNTWLKAHGGVPSDTVTAALEAEDARLSRAVGQIMRAWYLGLVGEAPTVKVLAYEHALMFDPVKDVLTIPSYCRDVPFYWARKPLSG, via the coding sequence ATGACAGATGCTCGAGAAAGCCGGCGCGACCACGCTGGGCCGGCTTTCGCCCGCAGACGATTCATGCTCGGCGCATGCGCGTCGACGATGGCGGCCTCCATTGCCGCCTCGCTTGGCCTGCCGCTTGGCAGCTTTGCCGCCGCCGCGGGCTACATGCCGCCAGCCGGCGGCGGATTCGACGCGTTCGTCGCGTTGTCGCAACACCTCACCGGGCGTCCGAGCGTCGAGCCCGTGCTCGGCCGGCGCATATATGACGCGCTCGTGAAGGCCGACAGCTCCTTCGCCGATAACGTGGCCGCGCTCAACACATGGCTCAAGGCGCACGGCGGCGTGCCGAGCGATACGGTCACTGCCGCGCTCGAGGCAGAAGACGCGCGTCTCTCGAGGGCGGTCGGCCAGATCATGCGTGCTTGGTACCTGGGCCTTGTGGGCGAAGCGCCGACCGTCAAGGTGCTCGCGTACGAGCATGCGCTGATGTTCGATCCGGTGAAGGACGTGCTGACGATTCCGTCGTATTGCCGCGATGTGCCGTTTTACTGGGCGCGCAAGCCGTTGAGCGGATAA
- a CDS encoding GMC family oxidoreductase, which produces MANNPSADVVIVGSGVAGSLVAHQLALAGASVIVLEAGPRLARWQIVENFRNSPAKADFATPYPSMPYAPHPQYSPPNDYLVQKGDYPYESQYLRLVGGTTWHWAAAAWRLLPSDFKLKTQYGVGRDWPFPYETLEPWYYAAEVQLGVSGPALTVDLGSPRTKPYPMPQLPLSYLDARFSEVLNGNGFTVVPEPVARNSQPYDARPTCCGNNNCMPICPIAAMYNGIVHAEKAERAGAQIVPQAIVYRIEADDKGLISAVHYKDPSGGTTRVTGKFFVLAANGIETPKLMLMSASEKFPRGIGNGSDQVGRNLMDHPGTGVSFVANEALWPGRGPMEMTSVVNFRDGAFRADYAAKKLHLSNGVPTMAVTAALLKKGLTGAELDRQIRDRASRTLTINSFHEILPQPKNRIVPSADRRDALGIPQPEIYYSIDDYVQRSAAHTHEMYSQIAALFSGTEVTFDDRFAPNNHIMGTTIMGNEPADSVVDADCRTHDHPNLFLATSGVMPSAASVNCTLTIAALALRLADKLKREL; this is translated from the coding sequence ATGGCTAACAACCCTTCTGCCGACGTCGTCATAGTCGGCTCCGGCGTGGCGGGCAGTCTCGTCGCGCATCAGCTCGCGCTGGCGGGCGCCTCGGTGATCGTGCTGGAGGCCGGCCCGCGCCTCGCGCGCTGGCAGATCGTCGAAAACTTTCGGAATTCGCCGGCCAAGGCGGATTTCGCAACGCCTTATCCGTCGATGCCGTACGCGCCGCATCCGCAATACTCGCCGCCGAACGACTATCTGGTTCAGAAGGGCGACTACCCTTACGAGTCGCAGTATCTGCGGCTCGTTGGCGGGACCACCTGGCACTGGGCGGCGGCGGCCTGGCGCCTGCTGCCGTCGGACTTCAAGCTGAAGACGCAGTACGGCGTCGGCCGCGACTGGCCGTTTCCTTACGAAACACTGGAGCCTTGGTATTACGCGGCCGAGGTCCAGCTCGGCGTCTCCGGCCCGGCCCTTACGGTCGATCTCGGCTCGCCGCGCACGAAGCCCTATCCGATGCCGCAACTGCCGTTGTCCTATCTCGACGCGCGTTTCAGCGAGGTCCTCAACGGCAACGGCTTCACGGTGGTTCCCGAGCCCGTGGCCCGCAACAGCCAGCCCTACGATGCGCGCCCGACCTGTTGCGGCAACAACAACTGCATGCCGATCTGCCCGATCGCGGCCATGTACAACGGTATCGTGCATGCCGAAAAAGCTGAGCGCGCCGGTGCTCAAATCGTGCCGCAGGCCATCGTCTATCGGATAGAGGCGGACGACAAGGGGCTCATTTCGGCCGTGCACTACAAGGACCCGTCCGGCGGCACCACGCGTGTGACGGGGAAGTTCTTCGTGCTGGCGGCCAACGGCATCGAAACGCCGAAGCTGATGCTGATGTCGGCCTCGGAGAAGTTTCCGCGCGGCATCGGCAACGGGTCGGATCAGGTCGGCCGCAACCTCATGGATCACCCGGGCACGGGCGTGAGCTTCGTGGCGAACGAGGCGCTGTGGCCGGGGCGCGGGCCGATGGAAATGACCTCGGTCGTCAATTTCCGCGACGGCGCGTTTCGCGCCGATTACGCAGCGAAGAAACTGCATTTGTCGAATGGCGTGCCGACGATGGCGGTCACGGCCGCGCTGCTCAAGAAGGGTTTGACGGGCGCGGAGCTCGACCGGCAGATCCGCGACCGCGCCTCGCGCACGCTGACGATCAACAGTTTTCACGAGATCCTGCCGCAGCCGAAAAACCGCATCGTGCCGTCGGCCGATCGCAGGGATGCGCTCGGCATCCCTCAACCTGAGATCTATTACTCGATCGACGATTACGTGCAACGCAGCGCGGCGCACACGCACGAGATGTATTCGCAGATCGCGGCGCTTTTCAGCGGCACGGAAGTTACGTTCGACGACCGCTTCGCGCCGAACAACCACATCATGGGCACGACGATCATGGGCAACGAGCCGGCCGATTCGGTCGTCGATGCGGACTGCCGCACGCACGATCACCCGAACCTCTTTCTCGCGACGAGCGGCGTGATGCCGTCGGCGGCTTCCGTAAATTGCACGCTGACGATTGCAGCGCTGGCCTTGCGGCTTGCGGACAAGCTCAAGCGCGAGCTTTGA
- a CDS encoding c-type cytochrome, with amino-acid sequence MSDPQARTARSPRRGRAEPSSRRRPVRMASVAAAFSLFALYLAWHAATQDTAMADEVPLASAQAQASKGAFAPASAVSGAVRRVGQPAPHPASDQTGAPISSGALAGSGAGISTPAAASGELPVPASPSASSATFGSAAASAAEVPAPSAGPDEPGEAAAGTMLVQSEANSTDLVKRGAYLARAGDCIACHTADKSQPFAGGLPIGTPFGIIYTPNITPDPDTGIGRWTDADFIRAMHEGVGKGGEHLYPAFPYTEYTRVAERDLLAVRAYLNTLAPIHYTPPRNELRFPFNQRWLLFFWKLFNFEEGRFVPDPKRSPQWNRGAYLVQGLAHCGECHTPRNLMQGLKTTSQFSGGEQAGWRAFNITPDKAGGIGGWSDDDLVHYLATGVAAGRANAAGPMADVVANSTQFLNAEDLRSINVYLRSLPPVSGGQTHPRDAWGKPADDVLRLRGATVKGIDGAQLFVANCASCHGWTGQGAGGTAPLAYPSLIRNSAVGAPDAGNLAMVVLHGVARRTKDADVMMPAFGNELDDEQIAAIVNYVTQRFGNPHATLTAADIAKLRTRPQ; translated from the coding sequence ATGAGCGATCCGCAGGCTCGAACCGCACGGTCACCCAGGCGCGGCCGCGCCGAGCCTTCCTCGCGCCGCCGGCCGGTGCGCATGGCGAGCGTGGCCGCCGCGTTTTCGCTGTTCGCGTTGTATCTCGCATGGCATGCCGCGACGCAGGATACGGCGATGGCCGACGAGGTGCCGCTCGCGAGCGCCCAGGCACAGGCGTCGAAAGGCGCTTTCGCGCCGGCCTCGGCCGTCTCGGGTGCCGTGAGGCGCGTCGGCCAGCCCGCGCCGCACCCTGCGTCCGATCAGACGGGGGCGCCCATATCCAGTGGCGCGCTCGCTGGCTCGGGTGCAGGCATATCGACGCCTGCGGCAGCGTCGGGCGAGCTCCCGGTGCCGGCATCGCCTTCCGCTTCCAGCGCCACTTTCGGTTCGGCGGCGGCTTCGGCAGCGGAGGTGCCGGCGCCGTCGGCCGGTCCGGACGAGCCGGGCGAGGCGGCGGCAGGCACGATGCTCGTGCAAAGCGAGGCGAACAGCACCGATCTCGTGAAGCGCGGCGCGTATCTGGCGCGCGCGGGAGATTGCATCGCGTGCCATACCGCCGACAAAAGCCAGCCTTTCGCGGGCGGGCTACCGATCGGGACGCCGTTTGGCATTATCTACACGCCGAACATCACACCGGATCCCGACACGGGCATCGGCCGCTGGACGGACGCGGACTTTATCCGCGCGATGCACGAAGGCGTGGGCAAGGGCGGCGAGCATCTCTACCCGGCGTTTCCTTATACGGAGTACACCCGTGTAGCGGAACGGGACTTGCTTGCCGTACGCGCGTATCTGAATACGCTCGCTCCGATCCATTACACGCCACCGCGCAACGAACTCAGGTTTCCGTTCAATCAGCGTTGGCTGCTGTTTTTCTGGAAGCTATTCAACTTCGAGGAGGGGCGCTTCGTGCCGGACCCGAAGCGCAGTCCGCAATGGAATCGCGGCGCTTATCTCGTGCAGGGGCTCGCGCATTGCGGCGAATGCCATACGCCGCGCAACCTCATGCAGGGCCTGAAGACGACGAGCCAATTTTCGGGCGGCGAGCAGGCGGGCTGGCGCGCGTTCAATATCACGCCCGACAAGGCAGGCGGAATCGGCGGATGGAGCGACGACGATCTGGTGCACTATCTGGCCACGGGCGTCGCGGCGGGCCGGGCGAACGCCGCGGGGCCGATGGCAGATGTCGTTGCGAACAGTACGCAGTTCCTCAACGCTGAGGACCTGCGTTCGATCAATGTGTATCTGCGCTCGCTGCCCCCGGTTTCGGGTGGGCAGACGCACCCGCGCGATGCCTGGGGCAAGCCGGCCGACGACGTGCTGCGCCTGCGCGGCGCGACGGTAAAAGGTATCGACGGCGCGCAGCTTTTCGTGGCGAACTGCGCGAGTTGCCATGGCTGGACCGGACAGGGCGCGGGTGGCACCGCGCCGCTCGCCTATCCGTCGCTGATTCGCAATAGCGCGGTGGGCGCGCCCGACGCGGGCAATCTCGCGATGGTCGTACTGCATGGCGTCGCGAGACGAACGAAGGACGCCGACGTGATGATGCCGGCTTTCGGCAACGAACTGGACGACGAGCAGATCGCCGCGATCGTCAACTATGTTACGCAGCGTTTCGGCAATCCGCACGCGACTCTGACGGCGGCCGATATTGCCAAACTCCGAACGCGGCCGCAGTAA